A window of the Hordeum vulgare subsp. vulgare chromosome 5H, MorexV3_pseudomolecules_assembly, whole genome shotgun sequence genome harbors these coding sequences:
- the LOC123396285 gene encoding uncharacterized protein LOC123396285 produces MLQSRSRGGDPAPATVERTSRCCSGGPVSIPAAPSPRGGGPRAALAVGAVRDAPDGVDIQIHDEWRRLHKLASRPTAADGFDEASVAPDGYEYGRLPSLPRHPSLMRDQMGSGQSPAFGLTEVNGLVAGGACGGSTGRDAYHHGKTPGGLLLLLAAIRELPAKPYVLSVFGETKKVAASLKRWLHTKFTPATATYRDITKQAFVGRSWSRLPLSIVRACFLSVVLLLICAGGFCTPILKNEFTMDFCPLNTSDTCPVPLSHPFKRPIPIHSTWLTEHILEARSEPITLQDQKPTCNNSQSSDFRIVSKGAPIISFVANLGPLINVYGIGQVNERGKHLLATSCIFISISNFFWKRYQQTDDCPNGFIITILLLAGVVYLVYACVFCLNSESDVIIGLSLYLVILGISVSTTVDWKRLTASILGLICMGIGHVVRVATIRRYHLGNVIFAGFGLCGGLPVVYRRNWQTQPLFMVSTLISSGSRIIDFGMQLYYYRRAPNGEVGDAGGGALDNGGGALDNGGGALDDGGGALDGGGALDNGGVALENGGGALDGGGGALNGGGGALDDGGAIAEGGAIAEGAAIQNDLAPAIDQEDGN; encoded by the exons ATGCTGCAGTCCAGATCGCGGGGAGGTGACCCGGCGCCGGCGACCGTGGAGCGGACCTCTCGGTGTTGCTCCGGCGGCCCTGTCTCCATCCCCGCCGCCCCTTCGCCCCGCGGGGGCGGCCCGAGGGCGGCACTGGCGGTCGGCGCGGTACGCGATGCTCCCGATGGGGTCGACATCCAGATCCACGACGAATGGCGCAGGCTGCACAAGCTTGCGAGCCGGCCCACGGCAGCAGATGGGTTCGACGAGGCgagcgtagcgcccgacgggtacgaGTACGGCCGGCTTCCTTCGCTGCCGCGCCACCCGTCGCTGATGCGGGACCAGATGGGATCCGGGCAGTCGCCTGCGTTCGGCCTCACAGAGGTGAACGGGCTGGTGGCTGGAGGGGCTTGCGGCGGCAGCACTGGCAGGGACGCGTACCACCACGGCAAGACACCCGGcggccttctccttctgctcgcGGCTATTAGAGAGCTTCCCGCAAAG CCATATGTACTCTCTGTTTTTGGGGAGACAAAAAAGGTGGCTGCCTCATTGAAGCGTTGGCTGCACACCAAATTTACGCCTGCAACAGCAACCTACCGAGATATAACAAAGCAG GCATTTGTAGGAAGATCGTGGAGTCGGTTACCACTGTCCATCGTGAG GGCTTGTTTCTTGAGTGTGGTCTTACTTCTCATATGTGCTGGAGGTTTTTGCACACCGATTTTGAAGAATGAGTTTACTATGGATTTCTGTCCTCTAAATACTTCTGACACTTGTCCAGTACCACTATCCCATCCGTTTAAAAGGCCTATCCCTATTCACAGTACATGGTTAACTGAACACATACTTGAGGCTCGATCAGAACCCATAACGCTTCAGGATCAGAAACCTACATGTAATAATTCACAAAG CTCCGATTTCCGGATTGTCTCTAAGGGGGCGCCTATAATTTCATTTGTTGCAAACTTGGGACCCTT AATTAATGTGTATGGAATTGGACAAGTCAATGAAAGAGGAAAgcatcttcttgctacttcttgtatATTCATATCTATATCAAATTTCTTCTGGAAGCGGTATCAACAGACGGATGACTGTCCAAATGGATTCATAATAACCATCTTATTGCTGGCTGGTGTTGTGTATTTGGTCTATGCCTGTGTCTTTTGTCTCAACTCAGAATCAGATGTGATCATAGGATTGTCATTATACTTAGTTATTCTGGGTATCTCTGTTAGTACAACAGTTGATTGGAAAAGGTTAACAGCAAGTATACTTGGCCTGATTTGCATGGGAATTGGTCATGTTGTTCGAGTTGCTACCATTCGAAGATATCACCTTGGTAATGTGATATTCGCCGGTTTTGGCTTGTGTGGTGGCCTCCCAGTAGTTTATAGAAGGAACTGGCAGACTCAACCACTTTTTATG GTCAGCACTTTGATATCATCTGGAAGCAGGATTATTGATTTCGGCATGCAACTTTATTATTATCGTAGAGCACCTAACG GTGAAGTTGGTGATGCTGGAGGAGGTGCTCTAGATAATGGAGGAGGTGCTCTAGATAATGGAGGAGGTGCTCTAGATGATGGAGGAGGTGCTCTAGATGGTGGAGGTGCTCTAGATAATGGAGGAGTTGCTCTTGAAAATGGAGGAGGTGCTCTAGATGGTGGAGGAGGTGCTCTAAATGGTGGAGGAGGTGCTCTAGATGATGGAGGTGCTATTGCGGAAGGTGGTGCTATTGCGGAAGGAGCTGCTATTCAGAATGACCTTGCACCTGCTATTGATCAAGAAGATGGTAATTGA